TTTTAGCATCTTGATCATATATGCTGTGTCTTATATCGTTTCATCTCTTATAGTCTTCTATTTCAAAGGAATGTCTTCAAGAAATACTGAAAGAATATAAAGAGCACCCTACCTTTAACACAGTATGGAACCATTATCAAGCGTCATAAATATTATTTTGCATCTGGACATATACCTTAATCAGATAGTTCTGGAATATAAAAGCACCACCTATGCAATACTTTTTTTAATCATATTTTTAGAAACCGGGTTTGTGGCGACACCGTTTCTTCCCGGAGATTCTCTTCTTTTTGCTGCAGGGGCAATTGCTGCACTCGGTTCTCTTAATCCGTTTTGGTTGATAGTTTTGCTTTCAATAGCAGCGATACTTGGAGACAATATGAATTATTGGATCGGGCGCCACGCCGGTAGTAGACTGTATTCTTTGGAGACGCGGTTTATCAAAAAAGAACATTTTGATAAGACTCAGCAGTTCTACGAAAAACATGGCGGAAAGACAATAATTCTTGCCAGATTTCTTCCGATAATCCGCACATTTGCGCCGTTTGTCGCAGGCATAGGGAAGATGAGCTACTCGCGCTTTCTGGAGTATAATGTGATTGGCGGAATTGTATGGGTTGCATTATTTATATCCGCAGGCTATTATTTCGGCAACATTCCAATAATAAAGCAGAACTTTACAATGGTGATAATGGCGATAATAGTAATCACAATGGCGCCTGCTGTGATTGGGTTTCTGAAGCATTATAGAAAGCAGAAATAGAGCGCTATAAATTTCGAGTATTTTGTTTTATCAGGGCATTATTTTTGATTGTTTCTACGAGTTACTTCAAATACGGTGTATGAAAGCATAATTATTCGTCGACATTTGTCGTGGGTAGGTTTATATACTGTAGATACCATATGGTAGTTACTTTATGGTGGTATTATAGGTTTAGTCCGAGCGCCGCAAGAACCCTGCCCGCTTTAGCGGGCGGATGAATTGCGTCACCAGCTTCTAAGCGCTCGGAATTCAAGAATCATTAGATTTTTCTTCTAGAAAACCTAAGAATAGGGCAGGGAACGAACCTTGCCCTATGCAAAGGATGAGACTTGCTTACTGTTAGGTTTCTTTCCCTTAAAAAGATTTGGTGACTAAAATGAAAATTGACCTGATTAGCGGCAGCCATGCCGTAGGAGAAGCGAATTACCACCTGCAGTTTACACCTGCATACCGAAAGGGAATTTTTGCGGACGACGCAGTACGAATCCTGACAAGAGATTACCTCCTTGCATCGGCAAAAAAGCACGGAATAACCATTTCAGCAATGGGATTCGGACCAGATCACTGCCACGTTTTTACAGCAGAGTGCAAAAATTTCAGTGTTTCAAAAATTGCAAATTTGCTCAAAGGTTTTTCGTCAAGGATGATGAGAAAAAACCATTGGGATTTGTTCAGAAAAGACCTTTACGGCGATAAATTCTGGTCCGGAGGATATTTTTACAGAACTGTCGGCGCAGTAAATTCAGAAACTGTAAAGCATTATGTTGAACAGTCGCAACAGAAGCATTGGC
This is a stretch of genomic DNA from Nanoarchaeota archaeon. It encodes these proteins:
- a CDS encoding DedA family protein, translating into MEPLSSVINIILHLDIYLNQIVLEYKSTTYAILFLIIFLETGFVATPFLPGDSLLFAAGAIAALGSLNPFWLIVLLSIAAILGDNMNYWIGRHAGSRLYSLETRFIKKEHFDKTQQFYEKHGGKTIILARFLPIIRTFAPFVAGIGKMSYSRFLEYNVIGGIVWVALFISAGYYFGNIPIIKQNFTMVIMAIIVITMAPAVIGFLKHYRKQK
- the tnpA gene encoding IS200/IS605 family transposase; this encodes MKIDLISGSHAVGEANYHLQFTPAYRKGIFADDAVRILTRDYLLASAKKHGITISAMGFGPDHCHVFTAECKNFSVSKIANLLKGFSSRMMRKNHWDLFRKDLYGDKFWSGGYFYRTVGAVNSETVKHYVEQSQQKHWHKTLSTKPNFGAQSKLIQFAA